The following are from one region of the Sorghum bicolor cultivar BTx623 chromosome 2, Sorghum_bicolor_NCBIv3, whole genome shotgun sequence genome:
- the LOC8060290 gene encoding transcription initiation factor TFIID subunit 10 isoform X2, which yields MMSSNSGGSAGGPGGGMGPGVGGGGDGRHDDEAALTEFLSSLMDYTPTIPDELVEHYLGRSGFHCPDLRLTRLVAVATQKFLADIASDSLQHCKARVAAPIKDNKSKQPKDRRLVLTMDDLSKALREHGVNLKHPEYFADSPSAGMAPSTREE from the exons ATGATGAGCAGCAACAGCGGCGGCAGCGCAGGAGGCCCTGGTGGGGGCATGGGTCCGGGAGTGGGTGGAGGTGGGGACGGGCGGCATGACGACGAGGCCGCACTCACCGAGTTCCTTTCATCCCTCATGGACTACACCCCCACG ATTCCCGACGAGCTGGTGGAGCACTACCTCGGCCGCAGCGGGTTCCACTGTCCCGACCTTCGCCT AACGAGACTGGTTGCTGTAGCCACCCAGAAGTTCCTAGCAGACATTGCTAGTGATTCTCTTCA GCACTGCAAGGCCAGGGTAGCTGCACCTATCAAAGACAATAAGAGCAAGCAGCCTAAG GATAGACGTCTTGTATTAACCATGGATGATCTTTCTAAAGCTTTGCGTGAG CACGGTGTGAACTTGAAACACCCGGAGTACTTTGCAGACAGCCCTTCAGCAGGAATGGCTCCTTCGACAAGAGAGGAGTAG
- the LOC8060290 gene encoding transcription initiation factor TFIID subunit 10 isoform X1, whose protein sequence is MMSSNSGGSAGGPGGGMGPGVGGGGDGRHDDEAALTEFLSSLMDYTPTIPDELVEHYLGRSGFHCPDLRLTRLVAVATQKFLADIASDSLQHCKARVAAPIKDNKSKQPKDRRLVLTMDDLSKALREQGRYRPRYSTAGTVHTNPGWASWAQHP, encoded by the exons ATGATGAGCAGCAACAGCGGCGGCAGCGCAGGAGGCCCTGGTGGGGGCATGGGTCCGGGAGTGGGTGGAGGTGGGGACGGGCGGCATGACGACGAGGCCGCACTCACCGAGTTCCTTTCATCCCTCATGGACTACACCCCCACG ATTCCCGACGAGCTGGTGGAGCACTACCTCGGCCGCAGCGGGTTCCACTGTCCCGACCTTCGCCT AACGAGACTGGTTGCTGTAGCCACCCAGAAGTTCCTAGCAGACATTGCTAGTGATTCTCTTCA GCACTGCAAGGCCAGGGTAGCTGCACCTATCAAAGACAATAAGAGCAAGCAGCCTAAG GATAGACGTCTTGTATTAACCATGGATGATCTTTCTAAAGCTTTGCGTGAG CAAGGGCGCTATAGGCCACGCTACAGCACTGCAGGTACTGTTCACACCAACCCAGGCTGGGCGTCCTGGGCCCAACACCCATAA
- the LOC8060291 gene encoding pentatricopeptide repeat-containing protein At5g10690 isoform X1 — protein sequence MMLIRPPRFVSPSPRPGPREPRLRRPLDASRIFSSPRPPGRRSRPRPQLASPSTDLRRLTARIVDLTRRRQLAQIMEEVEATRRRVRGGGLLNTIVMNAVLEACVRCGDVDRALRLFEEMRGPNGCGVDGVSYGILLKGLGIARRIDEAFEILESIEKDSSIGSPRLSPHLICGFLNALIEAGDMRRANALVARFRKVLYEGHSVLLYNLLMKFFELNILQGYIKSNFPLGALTVKDEILRQGLKPDRLTYNTIISACVKSAEIDKAIRFLEDMKEEANKESNPELLPDAVTYTTLLKGLGNNRDLYSVLNIVVEMKSSLISLDRTAYTAMVDALLACGSIDGALCVFGDIIKHAGKNKDLRPKPHLYLSIMRAFATRGDVDMVMRLNKRMWPDSVGAISRAAKEEAHELLMEAAINNNQIDLARGLLRQIVNEKECFSWTSRVGLVAVKVESLSGFTNSLLTPHIFPQIILNDPVEKYMVPFQESRPLPADLILRKAVMRFLKDRAVPLVDDWGGCVGIVHRDDCTKLDAPLLSMSRGPPLCVPTSTTVEHVIDLLLREKSEMVIVVKSGNMYEGSYTSSSRPLGVFSLAILWSFTGDYDSSESDIPDAGTSWATRPKQDA from the exons ATGATGCTGATAAGGCCGCCGCGGTTTGTCTCCCCCTCGCCCAGGCCAGGGCCGCGCGAGCCCCGCCTCCGCCGGCCTCTCGATGCCTCCAGAATCTTCTCCTCCCCTCGGCCCCCCGGTCGCCGTTCCCGCCCGCGCCCCCAGCTCGCCTCTCCGTCCACCGACCTCCGCCGCCTCACTGCCCGCATCGTCGACCTCACCCGCCGCAGGCAGCTCGCCCAG ATCATGGAGGAGGTGGAAGCAACGCGGCGTCGTGTGCGTGGGGGCGGGTTGCTCAACACCATCGTCATGAACGCGGTTCTAGAGGCCTGTGTGCGCTGCGGCGACGTCGACCGTGCGCTTCGGCTCTTCGAGGAAATGCGCGGGCCCAACGGGTGCGGTGTCGACGGTGTCTCCTACGGCATCCTGCTCAAG GGCCTGGGTATAGCAAGaaggattgatgaagcatttgaAATACTGGAATCAATTGAGAAAGATTCTTCCATTGGGAGCCCCAGGCTCTCTCCTCATCTCATTTGTGGTTTTCTAAATGCCCTTATTGAAGCAG GAGATATGAGGCGTGCCAATGCTCTTGTTGCCCGTTTCCGCAAGGTCCTTTATGAGGGTCACTCTGTCTTACTATACAACTTACTGATGAAG TTTTTTGAACTGAACATACTCCAGGGGTACATTAAGAGCAACTTCCCTCTCGGAGCTTTGACTGTTAAAGACGAGATATTGCGTCAAGGGTTGAAGCCTGATAGATTGACCTACAATACCATCATTTCTGCCTGTGTAAAATCAGCAGAGATTGATAAAGCTATCCGATTTCTTGAAGATATGAAG GAAGAAGCTAATAAGGAAAGTAACCCTGAACTCCTTCCGGATGCTGTTACCTACACAACATTACTTAAG GGTTTAGGAAATAACCGGGACCTTTATTCAGTTTTGAATATTGTTGTGGAGATGAAATCTTCATTAATATCACTCGACAGGACTGCATACACTGCTATGGTAGATGCCTTGCTAGCTTGTGGGTCCATTGATG GGGCCCTTTGTGTTTTTGGTGATATAATAAAGCATGCTGGCAAGAACAAAGATTTGAGACCTAAACCTCATCTCTATCTTTCGATCATGAGAGCTTTTGCTACCAGAGGTGATGTTGATATGGTCATGAGATTGAACAAGCGCATGTGGCCGGATTCAGTTGGAGCAATTAGCCGTGCTGCCAAAGAAGAGGCACATGAGCTATTAATGGAAGCTGCTATAAATAATAATCAG ATAGATTTGGCTAGAGGCCTTCTAAGACAAATAGTGAACGAGAAGGAATGTTTCTCTTGGACAAGTAGAGTAGGACTG GTCGCAGTTAAAGTTGAAAGCTTATCTGGATTCACCAACTCTCTTCTAACGCCCCACATATTTCCACAG ATTATCTTGAATGATCCAGTTGAGAAGTATATGGTTCCATTTCAAGAATCTCGACCATTACCTGCAGACTTAATCTTGCGGAAGGCTGTGATGCGATTCTTGAAAGATCGTGCAGTTCCTCTTGTCGATGATTGGGGAGGTTGTGTTGGCATTGTTCATCGTGATGATTGTACCAAG cTGGATGCACCTCTTCTATCGATGTCTAGAGGGCCACCTTTGTGCGTGCCTACTTCAACCACCGTGGAGCACGTCATTGACCTCCTCCTCAGAGAGAAGTCCGAGATGGTGATTGTGGTGAAGAGTGGTAACATGTACGAAGGAAGCTACACATCCAGCTCAAGACCCTTGGGCGTTTTCTCCCTCGCCATACTATGGAGCTTCACTGGCGACTACGACTCGTCGGAATCAGATATCCCCGACGCAGGCACATCCTGGGCAACAAGACCCAAACAAGACGCCTGA
- the LOC8060291 gene encoding pentatricopeptide repeat-containing protein At5g10690 isoform X2 codes for MMLIRPPRFVSPSPRPGPREPRLRRPLDASRIFSSPRPPGRRSRPRPQLASPSTDLRRLTARIVDLTRRRQLAQIMEEVEATRRRVRGGGLLNTIVMNAVLEACVRCGDVDRALRLFEEMRGPNGCGVDGVSYGILLKGLGIARRIDEAFEILESIEKDSSIGSPRLSPHLICGFLNALIEAGDMRRANALVARFRKVLYEGHSVLLYNLLMKGYIKSNFPLGALTVKDEILRQGLKPDRLTYNTIISACVKSAEIDKAIRFLEDMKEEANKESNPELLPDAVTYTTLLKGLGNNRDLYSVLNIVVEMKSSLISLDRTAYTAMVDALLACGSIDGALCVFGDIIKHAGKNKDLRPKPHLYLSIMRAFATRGDVDMVMRLNKRMWPDSVGAISRAAKEEAHELLMEAAINNNQIDLARGLLRQIVNEKECFSWTSRVGLVAVKVESLSGFTNSLLTPHIFPQIILNDPVEKYMVPFQESRPLPADLILRKAVMRFLKDRAVPLVDDWGGCVGIVHRDDCTKLDAPLLSMSRGPPLCVPTSTTVEHVIDLLLREKSEMVIVVKSGNMYEGSYTSSSRPLGVFSLAILWSFTGDYDSSESDIPDAGTSWATRPKQDA; via the exons ATGATGCTGATAAGGCCGCCGCGGTTTGTCTCCCCCTCGCCCAGGCCAGGGCCGCGCGAGCCCCGCCTCCGCCGGCCTCTCGATGCCTCCAGAATCTTCTCCTCCCCTCGGCCCCCCGGTCGCCGTTCCCGCCCGCGCCCCCAGCTCGCCTCTCCGTCCACCGACCTCCGCCGCCTCACTGCCCGCATCGTCGACCTCACCCGCCGCAGGCAGCTCGCCCAG ATCATGGAGGAGGTGGAAGCAACGCGGCGTCGTGTGCGTGGGGGCGGGTTGCTCAACACCATCGTCATGAACGCGGTTCTAGAGGCCTGTGTGCGCTGCGGCGACGTCGACCGTGCGCTTCGGCTCTTCGAGGAAATGCGCGGGCCCAACGGGTGCGGTGTCGACGGTGTCTCCTACGGCATCCTGCTCAAG GGCCTGGGTATAGCAAGaaggattgatgaagcatttgaAATACTGGAATCAATTGAGAAAGATTCTTCCATTGGGAGCCCCAGGCTCTCTCCTCATCTCATTTGTGGTTTTCTAAATGCCCTTATTGAAGCAG GAGATATGAGGCGTGCCAATGCTCTTGTTGCCCGTTTCCGCAAGGTCCTTTATGAGGGTCACTCTGTCTTACTATACAACTTACTGATGAAG GGGTACATTAAGAGCAACTTCCCTCTCGGAGCTTTGACTGTTAAAGACGAGATATTGCGTCAAGGGTTGAAGCCTGATAGATTGACCTACAATACCATCATTTCTGCCTGTGTAAAATCAGCAGAGATTGATAAAGCTATCCGATTTCTTGAAGATATGAAG GAAGAAGCTAATAAGGAAAGTAACCCTGAACTCCTTCCGGATGCTGTTACCTACACAACATTACTTAAG GGTTTAGGAAATAACCGGGACCTTTATTCAGTTTTGAATATTGTTGTGGAGATGAAATCTTCATTAATATCACTCGACAGGACTGCATACACTGCTATGGTAGATGCCTTGCTAGCTTGTGGGTCCATTGATG GGGCCCTTTGTGTTTTTGGTGATATAATAAAGCATGCTGGCAAGAACAAAGATTTGAGACCTAAACCTCATCTCTATCTTTCGATCATGAGAGCTTTTGCTACCAGAGGTGATGTTGATATGGTCATGAGATTGAACAAGCGCATGTGGCCGGATTCAGTTGGAGCAATTAGCCGTGCTGCCAAAGAAGAGGCACATGAGCTATTAATGGAAGCTGCTATAAATAATAATCAG ATAGATTTGGCTAGAGGCCTTCTAAGACAAATAGTGAACGAGAAGGAATGTTTCTCTTGGACAAGTAGAGTAGGACTG GTCGCAGTTAAAGTTGAAAGCTTATCTGGATTCACCAACTCTCTTCTAACGCCCCACATATTTCCACAG ATTATCTTGAATGATCCAGTTGAGAAGTATATGGTTCCATTTCAAGAATCTCGACCATTACCTGCAGACTTAATCTTGCGGAAGGCTGTGATGCGATTCTTGAAAGATCGTGCAGTTCCTCTTGTCGATGATTGGGGAGGTTGTGTTGGCATTGTTCATCGTGATGATTGTACCAAG cTGGATGCACCTCTTCTATCGATGTCTAGAGGGCCACCTTTGTGCGTGCCTACTTCAACCACCGTGGAGCACGTCATTGACCTCCTCCTCAGAGAGAAGTCCGAGATGGTGATTGTGGTGAAGAGTGGTAACATGTACGAAGGAAGCTACACATCCAGCTCAAGACCCTTGGGCGTTTTCTCCCTCGCCATACTATGGAGCTTCACTGGCGACTACGACTCGTCGGAATCAGATATCCCCGACGCAGGCACATCCTGGGCAACAAGACCCAAACAAGACGCCTGA